A region of Clostridium acetobutylicum ATCC 824 DNA encodes the following proteins:
- a CDS encoding CTP synthase, with translation MKTKYIFVTGGVVSSLGKGITAASLGRLLKNRGLKVSIQKFDPYINVDPGTMSPYQHGEVFVTDDGAETDLDLGHYERFIDENLSKNSNVTTGKVYWSVINKERRGDYLGGTVQVIPHITNELKERVYRVAKEKDVDVVITEIGGTVGDIESLPFLEAIRQIKYEVGFGNSCFIHVTLLPYLRKAGEIKTKPTQHSVKELRGIGIQPDIIVCRTEKEISKDVRSKIGLFCNIDGDSVISNLDAENLYEVPLMLHDQGLDSLVCKKLELECQEVDNSEWESMVKNIKSLSGEVTIGLVGKYVELHDAYISVVESLNHGGFANNVSVNVKWINSEEVTKDNVDSVLSDVDGILVPGGFGDRGIEGKIEAIRWARENKIPFFGICLGMQCAVIEYARNVLGLEGAHSSEIDPQTKYPVIDLMPDQKDIDDKGGTMRLGLYACKLSKDTNAYDAYEEEVIYERHRHRYEFNNEFRKRLTEEGLILAGTSPDDRLVEIVEIKDHPWFVGVQFHPEFKSRPNRPHALFRDFIKVACTVKEK, from the coding sequence ATGAAAACTAAATACATATTCGTAACAGGTGGAGTTGTTTCGTCATTAGGGAAAGGAATAACAGCAGCTTCTCTAGGACGACTTCTTAAAAATAGAGGGCTTAAGGTATCAATACAAAAATTTGATCCTTACATAAATGTAGACCCAGGAACAATGAGTCCGTATCAGCATGGTGAAGTATTCGTAACAGATGATGGTGCTGAGACAGATTTGGATTTAGGCCATTATGAGAGATTTATAGATGAAAATTTAAGTAAAAATAGTAATGTTACTACAGGAAAAGTTTATTGGTCAGTTATAAATAAAGAAAGAAGAGGAGATTATCTTGGAGGTACAGTTCAAGTAATACCTCATATAACAAATGAGCTTAAAGAGAGAGTATATAGAGTTGCAAAAGAAAAAGATGTAGATGTTGTAATAACAGAAATAGGAGGAACAGTTGGTGATATAGAATCACTTCCATTCCTTGAAGCTATTAGACAGATAAAATATGAAGTTGGATTTGGAAATTCATGTTTTATACATGTAACACTTTTACCTTATCTTAGAAAAGCAGGAGAAATAAAAACAAAACCAACTCAACACTCAGTTAAAGAGTTAAGAGGAATAGGTATTCAACCAGATATTATAGTTTGCAGAACGGAAAAAGAAATATCAAAAGATGTTAGAAGCAAGATAGGGTTATTCTGTAATATAGATGGAGATTCTGTTATTTCAAATCTAGATGCAGAAAATTTATACGAAGTTCCATTAATGCTTCATGACCAAGGATTGGATTCTTTAGTTTGTAAAAAATTAGAACTTGAATGCCAAGAAGTGGACAATTCTGAGTGGGAAAGCATGGTTAAGAATATTAAAAGTCTTTCAGGAGAAGTTACAATAGGACTTGTAGGAAAATATGTTGAATTACATGATGCGTATATATCAGTAGTAGAATCGCTAAATCATGGAGGTTTTGCAAACAATGTTTCTGTAAATGTTAAATGGATTAACTCCGAAGAGGTAACAAAGGATAACGTTGATAGTGTATTAAGCGATGTTGATGGTATACTTGTTCCTGGAGGTTTTGGAGATAGAGGTATTGAGGGTAAAATTGAAGCGATAAGATGGGCTAGAGAAAATAAAATACCTTTCTTTGGAATATGTCTTGGAATGCAATGTGCCGTAATTGAATATGCAAGAAATGTTTTAGGACTTGAAGGAGCACATAGTTCAGAGATAGATCCACAAACAAAATACCCTGTTATAGATCTTATGCCAGATCAAAAGGATATAGATGACAAGGGTGGAACTATGAGACTTGGATTGTATGCATGTAAATTATCAAAAGATACAAACGCTTATGATGCATATGAAGAAGAAGTTATATATGAGAGACACAGACATAGATATGAATTCAACAATGAGTTTAGAAAAAGATTAACTGAAGAAGGATTAATTCTTGCGGGCACAAGTCCAGATGATAGGTTAGTGGAAATAGTTGAAATTAAAGATCATCCTTGGTTTGTTGGAGTACAATTTCATCCAGAATTTAAATCAAGACCAAATAGACCACATGCTCTTTTCAGGGATTTTATAAAAGTTGCGTGTACAGTAAAAGAAAAATAA
- a CDS encoding DUF1934 domain-containing protein, translating into MDRRAIISISSQQAEDEKPIEVVTPGDFYKRNNCYYATYKETEISGMEGTTTTLKIKEDKCSIIRHGSTSTKMEFEKDKKNYSIYSTPYGTMELEIWTKEIAIDVSDEGGDVKIIYDLNVVNQLKQTTNIDITIKAL; encoded by the coding sequence ATGGATAGAAGGGCAATTATAAGTATTTCAAGTCAGCAGGCGGAGGATGAAAAACCAATAGAAGTTGTTACGCCGGGGGACTTTTATAAAAGAAATAACTGTTATTATGCAACTTATAAGGAAACCGAGATATCAGGTATGGAGGGAACTACTACTACACTAAAGATTAAAGAAGATAAATGTTCTATTATTAGACACGGTTCTACTTCGACTAAAATGGAATTTGAAAAGGATAAAAAGAACTACTCTATATACAGTACACCATATGGTACGATGGAGCTTGAGATATGGACTAAAGAAATAGCTATAGATGTAAGTGATGAGGGTGGAGATGTGAAAATTATATATGATTTAAACGTAGTAAATCAATTAAAACAAACTACTAATATAGATATAACCATAAAGGCACTTTAG
- a CDS encoding D-alanine--D-alanine ligase family protein: protein MKKKVAILFGGQSTEHEVSRVSAASVLRNIDTSKYDLFPIGITKKGEWFEYTGSADKIENGEWEKDEFYKSPNGQAILFNKEVDVVFPVMHGLYGEDGTIQGLCKLVGVPCVGPSVLSSSVCMDKVYTKYVLEHFNIKQADYVVVHAHEYKTSKEEIIKEIENKLGYAVFIKPSNSGSSVGITKAHNRKELEAGLEEAMKYDRKILVEEALNAREIEVAVLGNEEPKAAIPGEIVPAKEFYDYEAKYENAASKLLIPANLSNENLEKIKNIAIEVYKALDCSGMSRVDFLVDKDTTEMYLNEVNTIPGFTSISMYPKLWAAAGKDYSKLIDELIELAASRNNA from the coding sequence ATGAAAAAGAAAGTGGCTATATTATTTGGAGGACAATCAACAGAACATGAGGTATCAAGAGTATCAGCAGCTTCGGTTCTAAGAAATATAGATACATCGAAATATGATCTATTCCCTATAGGAATAACTAAAAAGGGTGAATGGTTTGAATATACAGGAAGTGCAGATAAAATAGAGAACGGAGAATGGGAAAAAGATGAATTTTACAAAAGCCCAAATGGCCAAGCAATATTATTTAATAAGGAGGTAGATGTTGTATTTCCAGTTATGCACGGTTTATATGGCGAAGACGGAACTATACAAGGTCTATGTAAACTCGTAGGTGTACCATGTGTTGGACCTAGCGTACTATCATCTTCAGTCTGTATGGACAAAGTATATACAAAATACGTACTTGAACACTTTAATATAAAACAAGCAGATTATGTAGTTGTACATGCACATGAATATAAAACTAGTAAAGAAGAGATAATAAAAGAAATAGAGAATAAATTAGGATATGCAGTATTTATAAAACCTTCTAATAGTGGATCTTCTGTTGGAATAACAAAAGCACATAATAGGAAAGAACTTGAAGCAGGACTTGAAGAAGCTATGAAATATGATAGAAAGATTCTTGTTGAAGAAGCTCTTAATGCTAGAGAAATTGAAGTTGCTGTTCTTGGTAACGAAGAACCTAAAGCAGCTATTCCTGGTGAAATAGTTCCTGCAAAAGAATTTTATGATTATGAAGCAAAGTATGAAAATGCAGCATCAAAGCTTTTGATACCTGCAAACTTAAGCAACGAAAATCTTGAAAAAATAAAGAATATTGCTATAGAGGTTTATAAAGCACTTGATTGTTCTGGAATGTCTAGAGTAGATTTTCTTGTTGATAAGGATACAACAGAGATGTATCTTAACGAAGTTAATACAATTCCAGGATTTACAAGTATCAGTATGTATCCTAAATTATGGGCAGCAGCAGGAAAAGATTACAGTAAGCTTATTGATGAGTTAATAGAGCTTGCAGCAAGTAGAAATAACGCTTAA
- the ypeB gene encoding germination protein YpeB encodes MKSSAKRIAYTLAVSLIVVFSTSYAILMTLERTDYRNYLQGEYDKSMYQLIDSVENIGADLSKVPILGSREQNTLVLGDIYRYSTIANDKLHSMPIAQEQLQGTSKFISQLGDFCYVLENKSAKGEELSASDISQVERLRNQADSLENQLKDVQNNINLGRVGWGEIRRKMSGVLASANGANISDSFKNIQKQSAQYPALIYDGPFSDNNLQITPKVNSMGVVSQKEAESVVRKAIGENRIKSIETTDSGKAGIPMYAFNVSIKGRDKNASRVRCEVTKHGGKLITLLDNKTVSKSNIDMKKATDIGINYLNSLGFKNMKSTYFLNYENVGVISYIYNQNNVSVYPDMIKLKVSLDDGSIVGVDAKKYLTSHVDTRNFGSPKVSQQTAQTKVGRRLNITSVNLAVVPTETNTEVLTYEFVGSYKGQDFVEYIDANTGYETRILQIRNTPNGKLTM; translated from the coding sequence ATGAAAAGCAGTGCTAAAAGAATTGCATATACATTAGCGGTGTCACTTATAGTAGTTTTTTCTACTAGTTATGCTATACTTATGACCTTAGAAAGAACAGATTACAGGAATTATCTTCAGGGAGAATACGATAAAAGTATGTATCAACTTATAGATTCAGTAGAAAATATAGGGGCGGATCTTTCTAAAGTTCCAATACTTGGATCTAGAGAACAGAATACCTTGGTGCTAGGAGATATATATAGATATTCGACTATAGCAAATGATAAGCTCCACTCCATGCCTATTGCGCAGGAACAGCTTCAAGGTACTAGCAAATTTATATCGCAACTAGGAGATTTTTGCTATGTTCTTGAAAATAAATCAGCTAAAGGAGAGGAATTAAGTGCTTCGGATATATCCCAGGTTGAAAGGTTAAGAAATCAAGCAGATAGTCTTGAGAATCAGTTAAAGGATGTACAAAATAATATAAATTTAGGAAGAGTAGGCTGGGGGGAAATAAGACGAAAAATGAGTGGAGTACTTGCTTCCGCTAACGGAGCTAATATATCAGATAGTTTTAAAAATATTCAAAAACAATCTGCCCAGTATCCAGCACTTATATATGATGGTCCGTTCTCAGATAACAATCTTCAAATTACACCTAAGGTTAATTCAATGGGAGTGGTAAGTCAAAAGGAAGCTGAAAGTGTAGTTAGAAAAGCAATTGGTGAAAATAGAATAAAAAGCATAGAAACAACTGATAGTGGTAAAGCTGGCATACCTATGTATGCATTTAACGTTTCTATAAAGGGTAGAGATAAGAATGCAAGTAGAGTAAGGTGCGAGGTTACAAAACATGGTGGAAAGTTAATTACCCTACTTGATAATAAAACTGTTAGTAAAAGCAATATAGACATGAAAAAAGCTACGGATATAGGTATAAATTATCTTAATAGTTTAGGATTCAAGAATATGAAGTCTACCTACTTTTTAAATTATGAAAATGTAGGTGTTATAAGTTATATATATAACCAAAATAATGTATCTGTTTATCCTGATATGATAAAACTTAAAGTGTCATTAGATGATGGAAGCATAGTTGGAGTTGATGCTAAAAAGTATCTTACTTCTCATGTAGATACTAGAAATTTTGGTTCTCCTAAAGTAAGCCAGCAAACAGCACAAACTAAAGTTGGAAGAAGGCTTAATATTACAAGTGTAAATCTTGCAGTAGTTCCAACAGAAACCAATACAGAAGTTTTGACATATGAGTTTGTTGGAAGCTATAAAGGTCAAGATTTCGTTGAATATATAGATGCCAATACAGGATATGAAACTAGAATACTTCAAATAAGAAATACTCCAAATGGAAAATTAACTATGTAA
- a CDS encoding MGDG synthase family glycosyltransferase, whose product MKFLILSVSAGGGHIHAAFALKKYIAKYLEGSQVKMLDTIKYLNPFLDKVLIGGYLKTLKVSPALFGKLYNFTEKDDNLASLSNKINEFMAYKLIPIIEDFNPDVIICTHPFPTEMVSILKSKESLKTPMLCILTDYAPHSFWIRPQVNSYVVSNSDMVDEMVRRGVNRENIYDLGIPVDPDFIRNFDKIETLNELNLSLNKKTILIMGGSLGIGKIEDIYEALSKSRANIQIIIITGNNKKLYSKLLELAEDSYVETRILGYTRDVNRYMQASDLLLTKPGGLTITEALICRVPLAVFSPIPGQEEKNEDFLLKHNLAISIRDSENCLGIIESLISNPELLQAMKDNCNKFSKPSSGKDICNLLINLINKNQKIDVNNADYRN is encoded by the coding sequence ATGAAATTTTTAATTCTTTCGGTTTCGGCCGGCGGTGGACATATTCATGCTGCTTTTGCATTAAAAAAGTACATAGCTAAGTATCTAGAAGGTTCACAAGTTAAAATGCTGGATACCATTAAATATTTAAATCCATTTTTAGATAAAGTTCTTATAGGTGGTTACTTGAAGACCTTAAAAGTATCTCCAGCACTATTCGGCAAACTTTATAATTTTACTGAAAAGGATGATAATCTTGCTTCATTAAGTAATAAAATAAATGAATTTATGGCATACAAACTTATTCCTATAATAGAAGATTTTAATCCTGATGTAATTATATGTACACATCCATTTCCAACAGAGATGGTTTCTATATTAAAATCCAAGGAATCCTTAAAAACTCCTATGCTTTGTATCCTTACTGATTACGCACCTCACAGTTTTTGGATAAGACCACAAGTAAATTCATATGTGGTTTCAAATTCAGACATGGTAGATGAGATGGTTAGGCGTGGCGTGAATCGTGAAAATATTTATGATCTAGGTATACCAGTTGATCCAGATTTTATAAGGAACTTCGATAAAATAGAAACATTAAACGAACTAAATTTATCCTTAAATAAGAAAACAATACTAATAATGGGTGGAAGTCTTGGAATAGGTAAAATAGAAGATATCTATGAAGCTTTATCTAAATCAAGAGCAAATATTCAAATAATAATAATAACAGGTAATAACAAAAAGCTATATTCAAAACTTCTCGAATTAGCCGAAGATTCATATGTTGAGACAAGAATATTAGGCTATACAAGGGATGTTAACAGATATATGCAAGCATCTGATTTACTTCTTACTAAGCCAGGTGGATTAACTATAACAGAAGCTTTAATTTGTAGGGTTCCTTTAGCAGTCTTCTCACCTATACCAGGTCAAGAAGAAAAAAATGAGGATTTTCTTTTAAAACATAATCTTGCAATCAGCATACGTGACAGTGAAAATTGTCTAGGTATTATAGAAAGTTTAATATCTAATCCAGAATTACTTCAAGCAATGAAGGATAATTGCAATAAATTTTCAAAGCCTTCTAGCGGAAAAGATATATGTAATCTTCTAATAAACTTAATAAACAAAAATCAAAAAATAGACGTAAACAATGCAGACTATAGAAATTAA
- the spoIIR gene encoding stage II sporulation protein R encodes MKKKIFIVIILAIFYITFMSMNYVLAYSDSGLNKDNIQISIAKKVIRFHVLANSDSDADQNLKLKVRDAVINYMRPKLQNCKDINQSRKVLLNSDSSIKRIADSVIKKNGYQYKVNTELAKVDFPVKSYGNIVLPEGKYEAYRILIGQARGHNWWCVMFPPLCFTDITRGAVEEQKTDTEMKKVLTPEEYKVVCNSKDDGKIKVKFKIVEEVKKVINKLEK; translated from the coding sequence ATGAAAAAGAAAATTTTTATTGTAATTATACTTGCGATTTTTTATATAACTTTTATGAGTATGAACTATGTTTTAGCATATAGTGATTCTGGATTAAATAAGGATAATATTCAAATTAGTATAGCTAAGAAGGTTATTAGGTTTCATGTTCTTGCAAACAGCGATTCAGATGCGGACCAGAACCTTAAACTGAAGGTTAGAGATGCAGTTATAAACTATATGAGGCCCAAGCTTCAAAATTGCAAAGACATAAATCAGTCAAGGAAGGTGTTACTTAATAGTGACTCAAGTATAAAAAGGATAGCAGATTCCGTTATAAAAAAGAATGGATATCAGTATAAAGTAAATACTGAGCTAGCAAAGGTTGATTTCCCGGTAAAAAGTTATGGTAACATAGTATTGCCGGAGGGAAAGTATGAGGCTTATAGGATTCTTATTGGACAAGCAAGAGGGCATAATTGGTGGTGTGTTATGTTTCCGCCGCTGTGTTTTACTGACATAACAAGAGGAGCGGTAGAAGAGCAAAAAACTGACACTGAAATGAAAAAAGTGCTAACCCCTGAAGAGTATAAAGTTGTATGTAATTCTAAAGATGATGGAAAGATTAAAGTTAAATTTAAAATAGTAGAAGAAGTAAAAAAGGTTATTAATAAGTTGGAAAAGTGA
- a CDS encoding LysM peptidoglycan-binding domain-containing protein, translated as MIKYNSLPLIKKIYTKKTPEEIRTINVALFSTLLLESGIICDFLRSRREHFLTYVFLSMVTVSISIFLILLWKFYEYLLLKRCELITYIVREGDSLIAISQTCMPECNPWKTASLIRNINNIKDFIYVGQKILVPSRL; from the coding sequence ATGATTAAATACAACAGTTTACCTTTAATAAAAAAAATATACACAAAAAAAACACCAGAAGAAATACGTACTATCAACGTGGCGCTTTTTTCAACACTTTTATTAGAAAGCGGTATTATATGTGACTTTTTAAGAAGCCGGCGAGAACATTTCCTAACCTATGTATTCTTAAGTATGGTAACAGTAAGCATATCAATATTTTTAATTCTGCTGTGGAAATTTTACGAATACCTGCTATTAAAAAGATGTGAATTAATAACATACATAGTGCGAGAGGGTGATTCACTTATAGCAATATCTCAAACATGCATGCCCGAGTGTAATCCTTGGAAAACAGCTTCACTAATCAGAAACATAAACAACATAAAAGACTTCATATATGTTGGACAAAAAATTCTAGTGCCTTCAAGGCTTTAA
- a CDS encoding SPL family radical SAM protein, which translates to MMGENIFQTSLGACGSKNKKAILQNKFSHIYVENEIKNLKKTKQIIEKFPDSKIIYIDNYKDVFNRTKQNFNVQKYSQKLILAKAKSNFIYNGSDMCENFGQENFYYSSSILNCIYDCEYCYLKGLYPSSNVVIFINIEDFIERAAKESKDKRIYICISYDSDILAFEKLTGFAEKWIQAARGNKDMLIEIRTKSANFKSVSHLDIPDNVIFAWSLLPDEVIKKYEFKVPSLNSRLKSINEAAAKGVRIRLSIEPIMKINNFDEIYKRFIDKIFSFVNQQKIRDINIDTFRVKKEHLKRIRKLNPYGNIFGYKFSNINDYYTYEDSQKMKEYVYNLIIKYVPKYKIF; encoded by the coding sequence ATGATGGGAGAAAATATTTTTCAAACCTCATTGGGAGCATGTGGAAGTAAAAACAAAAAAGCTATTTTGCAAAATAAATTTTCGCATATATATGTGGAGAATGAAATAAAAAATTTAAAAAAAACAAAGCAAATTATTGAAAAATTCCCCGACAGTAAAATTATTTATATAGATAATTACAAGGATGTTTTTAATAGAACAAAACAAAATTTTAATGTTCAAAAGTATTCTCAAAAGCTTATACTTGCAAAAGCAAAAAGTAATTTTATATATAATGGCTCTGATATGTGTGAAAACTTTGGACAAGAGAACTTTTACTATTCATCAAGTATTTTAAATTGTATATATGACTGTGAGTATTGTTATTTAAAAGGATTATACCCATCTAGTAATGTAGTAATATTTATAAATATAGAGGATTTTATAGAACGAGCGGCAAAAGAAAGCAAGGATAAAAGAATATATATTTGTATTTCATATGATTCTGATATTTTAGCATTTGAAAAACTTACTGGATTTGCCGAAAAGTGGATACAAGCAGCTAGGGGAAATAAGGATATGCTTATTGAAATAAGAACTAAGAGTGCTAACTTTAAAAGCGTAAGTCATCTTGATATACCGGATAATGTTATATTTGCATGGTCTCTTTTACCTGACGAAGTTATTAAGAAATATGAATTTAAAGTACCAAGTTTAAATAGCAGGCTTAAAAGTATAAATGAAGCTGCAGCAAAAGGAGTTCGTATAAGACTTTCTATTGAACCAATAATGAAAATAAATAATTTTGATGAAATCTACAAAAGGTTTATAGATAAAATATTTAGTTTTGTGAATCAACAAAAAATAAGGGATATAAATATTGATACTTTTAGAGTAAAAAAAGAACATTTAAAAAGAATTAGAAAATTAAATCCGTATGGAAATATTTTCGGATATAAATTTTCTAATATTAATGATTATTATACATATGAAGATTCTCAAAAAATGAAAGAATATGTTTATAACCTTATTATAAAATATGTACCAAAGTATAAAATATTTTAA
- a CDS encoding membrane protein, whose protein sequence is MIYFLCSFYGEAEGIISYYKLRKEAVHSSFQIFSSEEIKLIISGTGKINAACAVGYIGSLKSKLSKDLFVNVGICGSRSRTVGECVFINKIKDVDTNKEFYPDILLKHDFEEGNLQTFSIPVTTGQVDDVCDMEGSAFFQSASKFFQKHEIALIKIVSDNANNVNVSGELVRNLIKKSMEKINSYIENYKRIFHEKNFLSDVCTGNIEKIVSRLRLTESQSIQLKKAAVAYKIRNGKEFDFEGFLSLEVKIKNDGRKYFSNLIGSMWK, encoded by the coding sequence ATGATTTACTTTTTGTGTAGTTTTTATGGTGAGGCTGAAGGTATAATTTCTTATTATAAATTAAGAAAGGAGGCTGTTCATTCAAGTTTTCAGATTTTTTCTTCTGAGGAGATTAAGCTTATAATCAGTGGAACAGGTAAGATAAATGCTGCATGTGCTGTAGGATATATAGGAAGTTTAAAATCAAAGTTAAGTAAGGATCTTTTTGTAAATGTAGGTATATGCGGAAGTAGAAGTAGAACTGTAGGAGAGTGCGTTTTTATAAATAAGATTAAAGATGTTGATACGAATAAGGAATTTTATCCAGATATTTTATTAAAACATGATTTTGAAGAGGGCAACCTTCAAACCTTTTCCATACCTGTTACAACCGGTCAGGTTGATGACGTATGTGATATGGAGGGAAGTGCTTTTTTTCAAAGTGCATCAAAGTTTTTTCAGAAGCATGAGATAGCTCTAATAAAAATAGTTTCTGACAATGCTAATAATGTAAATGTAAGTGGAGAATTAGTGAGGAACTTAATAAAAAAAAGCATGGAAAAAATAAATTCTTATATTGAAAATTATAAGAGGATATTTCATGAAAAAAATTTTTTGAGTGATGTATGTACTGGAAACATTGAGAAGATTGTTAGTAGACTTAGGTTAACTGAAAGTCAAAGTATACAGCTTAAAAAGGCTGCAGTTGCCTATAAGATTAGAAATGGGAAGGAATTTGATTTTGAAGGATTTTTAAGTTTGGAAGTGAAGATTAAAAATGATGGGAGAAAATATTTTTCAAACCTCATTGGGAGCATGTGGAAGTAA
- the ispE gene encoding 4-(cytidine 5'-diphospho)-2-C-methyl-D-erythritol kinase: MNVKAYAKVNISLDVIGKREDGYHLLKMIMQSINLYDVLDIRIIDEGIKITSNRRNIPTNDKNIAYRAAKLFMDTYKIDKGISIHINKRIPVAAGLAGGSADGAAVLKAMRDIFKKDVSDEELINLGVKIGADIPFCIVGGTAFCEGIGEKITKLRSMNGKIIVLVKPDFGVSTKMVYTEYDKCLDVKHPDSEGLVKAVNNGHFKFVVNNMVNVLENVTAVKYKEINEIKEKALEYNSIGTMMSGSGPTVFSFFDNTKEAEKYFYEMKKEYNKVFITRTV, from the coding sequence ATGAATGTTAAAGCCTACGCTAAGGTTAATATTTCACTTGATGTTATAGGAAAAAGAGAAGATGGATATCATTTATTAAAGATGATAATGCAGAGCATTAATTTGTATGATGTTTTAGATATAAGAATCATAGATGAGGGAATAAAAATCACATCAAATAGGCGTAATATACCCACTAATGATAAAAATATAGCTTATAGGGCAGCTAAGCTTTTCATGGATACATATAAAATTGATAAGGGAATAAGTATACATATAAATAAAAGAATACCTGTAGCAGCTGGGCTTGCAGGGGGAAGTGCTGATGGTGCAGCCGTACTTAAAGCTATGAGAGATATTTTTAAAAAGGACGTTTCAGATGAAGAACTTATAAATTTAGGAGTTAAAATAGGCGCTGATATCCCTTTTTGCATAGTTGGAGGTACAGCTTTTTGTGAAGGAATAGGAGAGAAGATAACAAAGCTCAGAAGCATGAATGGTAAGATAATTGTACTTGTTAAGCCTGACTTTGGAGTTTCAACAAAGATGGTATATACAGAGTATGACAAATGTTTAGATGTTAAGCATCCTGATAGTGAAGGGCTAGTAAAGGCTGTAAATAATGGCCATTTTAAATTTGTTGTAAATAATATGGTAAATGTTTTGGAGAATGTTACAGCAGTAAAATATAAGGAGATAAATGAAATAAAGGAGAAAGCTCTAGAATATAACTCTATAGGTACAATGATGAGTGGAAGTGGACCAACGGTTTTTTCTTTTTTTGATAACACTAAAGAAGCTGAAAAATATTTTTATGAAATGAAAAAGGAATATAATAAAGTATTTATAACAAGGACGGTATAG